The genomic window cgtctctccctctcttgctgtgcCTGCCGCCCGCTGGCCCCACTCCCAGCAGCCTCTTGTCCAGAGGTGGGGGAGGCGAGGAGAGGACGgcccagcgccagcatcccaacaGTGAAcagcttctctctccctgctcgtCTAACCCAGGATGCGGCTCCCTGAACCAGTGCAGGCTTGCTGGGTTTCCAGGGTACTGGGTGGTGATGCGGCGCTGGGGATTGGCTGGACCccctgggctgggtgggggagcAGTGGCCCCAAGAACATTTGGGGTTCAATTGTTCAGTATACAAAAACCAATGCAGACTGGGCGAAACACTTCAACAGCAGACAGGAATGGTAGGAACACGGAGAAAACGGGAGAAGCTCTGGGCAATGATTCCTTGGGACCCCAAATGCCGAGGCAACAAATGCAAACAGCAGGACTGTGTCACACCGGAAAGCCTCTGTGTGGCCCAGGAAGCCATCCCCAGGGTGAGGAGACAGCACACGTGTCGGGAGAACATGCCCGCACACACCCACATGATCAGGGTTAAGACCCAGGGCGTACGAAGAACTCGAGATCCCGGAAAGGGAGGTACCCAAGTTTAGACATGGGCGAGggacctgaacaggcatttctcaaaagaagacagcAGCAGCGAACAGGTGTGTGGGAAAATGTTCAGCATCCCCAAACCGCAGAGAAATGCAGACAAAGCACAGAGGGCGGGGCCGTCTCCTCCGCATCGGGCAGGGTGAGAGGAGACGTCCCTGGCCTGCTCTCCGTGAGAAGCCAGGTCAGTGCCACCCTTGTAGAAGACACCGGGGAGGCTGCCCAACAATCTAGGGCTAGAAGTGCCGTGGACCCAGCAGTCCTACTTCTGGGTTTGCACCCAGAGGAACTGAAGACTGTGTGTGGAAGAGCTGTCCACTCCCGCGTACATTTCAGTGTTACAGTAgctgagaaaggagagaaggcGGAGCATCCCAGCTGGGGTAAGGAAgatgccacacacacacccagaaataCTGTTCCACCTTACAGCAGGACACTGCCAACAACAGGGGTGACACTGGAGGACGTTTTGCTCAGTGAAATGGGCGAACCCCACATGGTCCCACTCATACATGGGCACTTCTGGAAGCTGAGGGGGTTGCGGCAGTGACCGGGGCCCGGCACTGGGGcacatgggttaagccaccactggagAGGCTGCAACCCCTTGCCAGAGTGCATGTTGaagtcctgggaaggcaggggatggTGGCTCGAgtaccacgtgggaaacccggacagagctcctggctcccggtttcagcctggcccaggcctggccattccAGTCATACAGGGAGGGAGTGAGCCAGGGCATGGAAGatgtctgcctttcacatgagTACATGAGCGCATttgttaagctttattttatttatttgaaaaagttagagagagagaatcttccaattgctggttcactttccaaatggctgaacagtgggggctgggccaggctgaagccaggagccaggagcttcctctgggtctcccacgtgggtgcagggacccaagcacttccgccatctccccctgctttcccaggcgcatgagcagggagctggatcagaagtggggcatgacagcactgcaggctgtggattaacctgctacaccacagtgctggtcccatgacTGCCCCTTTAAAACTAAGGGCCAGGGGCTgacgctgcggcacagtgggtagagctgccacctgcagtgccagcatcccatatgggtgccggttctagtcccggctgctccacttctgatcaagctctctgctaatggcctgggaaggcagcaaaagatggcccaagtgcttgggcccctgcaccagcatgggagacacagaagaagctcctggctcctgatcagcccagctctggccattgtggccatttggggagagaaccatgggacggaagacctctgtctctccctcactctgtaactctagccAGGAAGAGCAATgtggagatggggaggggagcagggccccaccTTGGGGGGCACTGTGAAGTGCCAAGGGCCTCGGTGAGGGGACCAGGGGACGCCCCAAGGATGGGTTAAGACTCCATTCCAGGCTGGGGGCGGGCTGGAGCCGTCTGATGTGTGGTTTCCAACACTCCTGCAGGCAAGGGCACCGGATAACAGGGACCACCAgcatcccagcccctccctgtccctccctcccatgcGCCCCCTGCCTGCTAGCGctcccccagcacccccacctcccacgcaccccctcctcaccccacACCCCTTTTGTCACCTCCTGCCCTCCAGGTGGGAGCGGGGCCACATGACCGCAGTAAAAATAACTCCCTCTGGCAATGTgcgaagggggcagggcaggaagccGAGCCCCAGCACTAGTGGGGGCTCTGGGCGCCGCAGCCCCAGTCCGGCTCAGCAGCCCAGGCACACACctgcgccagcagcagcagggagcccagCCGGTGGGGCAGGCACCCAGCTGGGCGTCCACCACACGggggcccccagccctgagcTCTGTCCTCAGGAcccctctgctgcctgccacccCAGCGATGCCTCTTCGTCCTGCCTTGGGGGCCCGGTGcactcctcccagccccagtcctcACGGGCTCCCCTGAGCCCCGCCCTGTGGCTGAGCCCATGGCGGGCGCGGGgccggcgggccgggggcggccgCAGCGGGTGAGCGTGCAGGAGCACATGGCCATCGACGTGAACCCCGGGCCCATCCGGCCCATCCGCCTCATTTCCCACCACTTCCCGCGCTTCTCCCCCTTCGCTGAGCCTGCCCGGGGGACCCCGGCCCCCACCAGCCATCCTGCGCCCCAGCCACAGCCTGACCCGGAGCCAGAGGGAGACTCGGACGACAGCAGTGAGTAGGGGCACAGCCCTGCCAGCCGCGTGGAGGGGCAGGGAGTCGAGGTAGGGGCTgaccctgctgcacctgcccgcagctgccctgggcacccTGGAGTTCACACTTCTTTTTGACGCGGACAACAGTGCCCTGCACTGCACAGCTCATTGTGCCAAGGTGAGGATGGGGAAGGGGTCTTGGGgaccaggggctgggccacaggcTGCCCCACGTCCACTGTCTCTCCCCAGGGCCTCAAGCCACTGGCCTCGGGCTCCGTGGACACCTACGTCAAGGCCAATCTGCTGCCAGGGCCCAGCAAGGTGAGCTCagacccaggccccgccccactgccccctcccaggcccagggagggctgggcggGTGTCTGGGCCCAGAGGCCCTGACCCACTCCTGGCCCCCAGGCCAGCCAGCTTCGGACACGCACCATCCGGGGCACGCGGGCACCTGTCTGGGAGGAGACACTCACCTACCACGGCTTCACCTGCCAGGATGCCAGGCACAAGACCCTGCGGTGAGGGTCCCACTCAGCcacagggggcaggggtgtggggaagagggagggcTTGCGGCTAGGGCTGACCTGCGGGGCCAGCAGGCTGTGCGTGTGTGAAGACCCCCGCCTGCGGCCCCGGCGCCGCCCACCTCCCCTGGGGGAGCTGCGGGTGCCCCTGAGGAAACTGGTGCCCAACCGAGCCCGGAGCTTTGACGTCTGTCTGGAGACGCGCCAGCCGGTGAGCGGTGGGcaccggggtggggtgggggtggagcagggaggggccctgggcggCCTGTGCGTGTGGCAGAGGTGACCCGGCTCTCCACTCTTTCAGGCCAAGAGACCCAAGAGCCTGGACACCGCCCGGGGCATGTCCCTGTATGAGGAGGTGGGTAGCACAGCCGGATGGGGCGGGGGTGGTGTCGGGGTTTCGCACGGGCCCTGCAGGCTCTCATAGCCGGAAAACAGCCAGGCTGCTGAtgcctgggcagggtggggccagATCTCCCTCTGGGGCCCAGCCTGGCAGAGACCTGCAACCCGGAGGCACACGTGGGTGCTATTTTTCTGTGGCCCAAGATGGGAGAGTTGGCAAggtcagagaggcagaaggattGGGCCTCCAGATCtggccctggggcagggtgggcggCTCCCGGGCTGGCTGCCCCCTCACATGCTTCTCAGATTAAGGCCACTGGCCCTGCAGCTCTGGGGAAAGGGTGGGGTGCCCTGCCCCCTAGTGGGGCCACAAAGGTGCTGCAGCCCAATTAGCTACACGCAGGCTGCGGAGGCTACAATGTGGGCATCGCTTAGCACCTGCGACACCCCCTCCTGACCCGGGCCCCCACTGCACCCAGCGAGCCAGAGGAccggctgggagccaggaggccaCCTCCCTGCAGAGGGACTCCCCACCGAGTGAGAGAAGCACCCGGCCTGCTTCCTCCCCCAGTCCTGGAGCTCTGGGGGCCCAGTGTGGTCTGGCGGAGGGCGGAGGGGTGGGCTGTGCACCTGAGGAGGCCTGTGCAGCCTCGGGTTGCACAAGGTGCCCTGGGAAGCTCCTGGAACAGCCCTGGTACCCAGAGGCCACCAGTCCCCTTCCCGTCAGTCCTGCCGACCGTTTCCCTCCCGGGCACCGGGCAGAGCCACTGCCCCCCACGGTCATCGCAGCCAGGCCATTTTGTAACTGAAGCCTGCACACGGTGGGCTGGCGGGCTGAGCCAgccaccgcccctcccccgccctcacGCAGCCAGGCCTTTTGTAGTTCTGAAACACGCTTGCACGGGGAGTGGGGGGGCGCCGTGGGGCTGAGCAGGGCCTCCACTTGCAGGAGGCGGAGGCGGCCCGGGAGGAGCGCGGGCGCGTCCTGCTGTCCCTGTGCTACAACTCGCGGCGGGGCGGCCTGCTGGTGGGCGTGCTGCGCTGTGCCCACCTCGCCCCCATGGACGCCAACGGCTACTCGGACCCCTTCGTGCGCCTGTGAGTGTGAGCGGGTGGACAGGCGggcagctcctggcctcggcaGGGCCACAcctcaccccgcccccccccatcAGCTTCCTGCGTCCAAACCCGGGGAAGAAGTCTAAATACAAGACCAGCGTTCGCAGGAAGACCCTGAACCCCGAGTTCAACGAGGTGAGCCGGGCGGGCAGACCTCGCCAAACCTGGCCCCGAGCCAGCCTCTGCCGGCCTGAGGACCCGCCCCCTCCTGCAGGAATTCTTCTACGCAGGCGCCCGGGAGGAGCTGCTGCAGAAGACACTGCTGGTGTCCGTGTGGGACTACGACCTGGGCACCGCCGACGACTTCATCGGTGAGCGGGAGCTCGGGCAGCGGGGGAGCCGGGGCCCTGCCGGCTCCTGACCTACGCCTCGTCCCCCGACAGGCGGGGTGCAGCTGAGCAGCCGAGCCAGTGGGGAGCGCGGGTGGCACTGGCGCGAGTGTCTGGGCCGCAGCGACCaccggctggagctgtggcacccACTGGATGGCGCGCCCCCCCAGCTCGGCGACTAGCCTGGAGGCCGGCCCCCAAGCGCCCGGACGTCTCGGAGctgagcagagcccagggcctgcctctCCCACTGCCCCAGCCACCAGCCCGTTCCCAGGGTGtttcttctccccaccccagccacgaaaccaaaataaacatccccTTCAGCCAGACCGCAGCCGTCCTTCCTCCAACCATCGCTGCACCGGGCAGGCTGGGCCCTCTTGACCCAGCTCCCACCTCCCAGAGGCTGGcaccaggccaggcccaggactGGCCTCAAGCCACACTGCCCAGGGCCCCACACGGGACCTtgcctctcccaccccagcctgctTCTGCACGGAGGGAAGGGTGCCAGGATGCTCTAGACTGAGACACTGACCCCGGGAGGCCACGTGCAAACCCTAGACTGAGACACTGACCCCGGGAGGCCACGTGCAAACCCTAGACTGAGACACTGACCCCAGGAGGCCATGTGCAAACCCTAGACTGAGACACTGACCCCGGGAGGCCACGTGCAAACCCTAGACTGAGACACTGACCCCGGGAGGCCACGTGCAAACCCTAGACTGAGACACTGACCCCGGGAGGCCACCTGCAAACCCTAGACTGAGACACTGACCCCGGGAGGCCACGTGCAAACCCTAGACTGACACTGACCCCGGGAGGCCACGTGCAAACCCTAGACTGAGACACTGACCCCGGGAGGCCACCTGCAAACCCTAGACTGAGACACTGACCCCGGGAGGCCACATGCAAACCCTAGACTGAGACACTGACCCCGGGAAGCCATGTGCAAATCCTAGACTGAGACACTGACCCCGGGAGGCCACGTGCAAACCCTAGACTGACACTGACCCCGGGAGGCCACGTGCAAATCCTAGACCCAGTGGAGTCCGGAAGGAGTGGCTGAGGGCGGCGGGATCGCAAGTCAGAAGTCACAAGGGCACGGTGGGCGGCACTCGCTTTATtgcccggcactgcaggcagacggCGGAGCCGCGGGTGGGGGCGGCGCAGGGGGGCTCAGGAGGCGGCCTGCCGGGCCTGGTGCTGCTGGGCAAACCGCTGCATGCGCTCCTCGAGCTCGGGCCGGAAGTGGCGGatcaggccctggggtgggagaggcACGGGGTGAACCAGAGTCCGAAACTGCCCCCGCCCCCGGACGCGCAGCGACCCCCGCCCAAGGGCCGCGCGGCGGGCACGGCACCTGCACGGGCCAGGCGGCCCCGTCGCCCAGAGCACAGATGGTGTGGCCCTCTATCTGCTTGCTGATCTCCCACAGGGAGTCGATCTCGGCCGGCCGGGCGTCGCCGCGCACGAAGCGGGCCATCACCTTGTTCATCCAGTCCACACCTGCGGCACAGCCGTGACACGGGGCTCAGGGGGCGAAGCCGCGCCGAGCAGCCCCCGCCGGCCGGGATGCTCACCCTCGCGGCACggggtgcactggccacagctctCGTGCTTGTAGAACTCAATGAGGCGGGCGATGGCTTTCACGATGTCCGTCTGGGCGACAAAGGGCAGTGGGCAGGCGCCGGGCCTCAGCCCCGTGGCACGCCGTCCCCTGGGCCCTCCCGCCTCCCCGGGCGTCCCCtgaccccaccccagcagcctcGTTCGTTCCCTCCTCGCCCCCTCCCTGGCGTCTCTGGCCGCGGCCCCACCCTCACCGAGCGGTCCATGACGATCACCGCGGCCGTGCCCAGGCCCGTCTGCGCCTGCACCAGCGCGTCGAAGTCCATCAGCACCGTCTCACACACGGACTTGGGGATCAGCGGGGTGGACGAGCCGCCAGGGATCACGGCCAGGAGGTTGTCCCAGCCGCCTGTGACACCCCCTGGGCCCCAAGGCAGTCCCCAGGACGGACGGTCAGGGTCAGGGTGGCACACCTGCCCAGCCTGAGCCAGGGCCTCTGCCAGCCCTTGGAGCCAGCCCTACCCTGAGGCCCTCCCGCCCAGTCTCTGTGGGCACCTGCCGCTCCCTGCCCCCCGGCCTCACCCGCGTGTTTCTCAATCAGTTCCTTCAGCGGCACGGACATCTCCTCCTCCACGGTGCAAGGGTGGTTCACGTGGCCAGAGATGTTGAAGAGTTTGGTGCCCGAGTTTCGCTCTCGGCCAAAGCTGGCGAACCAGGCGCCGCCACGGCGGCAGATGGTGGGGGACACGGCCACCGTCTCCACGTTGGCCACGGTCGTGGGGCAGCCAAACACGCCttcagggaaaggggaggggccCAGTGGCTTCCTGGGCGGGGGCTGCCAGGCTCTGCTTCAGGGCCTCGCTCCTGCGGCAGGGCCCCGCCCTAAGGGCAGTCGGGGCTGGgagcgcccgcccgcccgccgccccgtGGCCCCACACGGCCGGGCCTCACCCACGTCCGCGGGGAAGGGCGGCTTCAGGCGCGGCTTGCCCTGCTTGCCCTCGATGGACTCGATGAGCGCCGTCTCCTCCCCGCAGATGTAGGCCCCGGCGCCGCGCACCACGAACACGTCGAAGTCGTAGCCCGAGCCACAGGCGTCCTTGCCGATCAGTCCAGCCTCATAGGCCTCGCGGATGGCCACCTgcggggcgggagggagggagggctctgGCCTCACGGTCTCGCGGACGGCCACCTGCAGgacggggtgggagggagggcccTGGCCTCGCGGCCTCGTGGACGGCCACCTGCGGGACGGGGCGGGAGGGCCCCTCCCTGCGCCGCCCCCGCTCACCTGCAGGTTGGAGGCCTCGTTGTAGAACTCGCCGCGGATGTAGATGTAGGCGGCGCGGGCGCCCATGGCGCGGCCCCCCACCAGGCAGCCTTCCACCAGCTTGTGCGGGTCGTGGCGCATGATCTCCCGGTCCTTGCAGGTGCCCGGCTCGCCCTCGTCCGCGTTCAccaccaggtacttgggcctgtGCGGGTCACAGTCAGCCTGGGCCTCCACCGCAGGGCACCCCTGCCGCCCCTGCCTGCTCGCCGCGGTCACGGCCAGCTCCCGGCcccaccgtggccagcgctgaCCCCGAGAAGGCCTCCGTTCGGCTCCCCGCTCTCCTGGAAACAAACTGCGGGCGGCCAGAGCGGCCTCGGCCTCCGCCCCATTTCCAGGGCCGGCAGCCGCCGGGATGGCCACGCGCGGGGACCCCAAGGTTCACGAGGGCCAGGAGGCCGCccggggctgcccagggctcGAAGCCCAGGTCTGCACCCGCGTCTCCCCACAGGAAGTCCAGAGAGCACCCCCAGTCCACCGCGGCGAGGGCACACACGCACCTGCCGTCCGAGGGCTTGTTCATGAAGCTCCAC from Oryctolagus cuniculus chromosome 1, mOryCun1.1, whole genome shotgun sequence includes these protein-coding regions:
- the LOC127486373 gene encoding double C2-like domain-containing protein gamma — translated: MAGAGPAGRGRPQRVSVQEHMAIDVNPGPIRPIRLISHHFPRFSPFAEPARGTPAPTSHPAPQPQPDPEPEGDSDDSTALGTLEFTLLFDADNSALHCTAHCAKGLKPLASGSVDTYVKANLLPGPSKASQLRTRTIRGTRAPVWEETLTYHGFTCQDARHKTLRLCVCEDPRLRPRRRPPPLGELRVPLRKLVPNRARSFDVCLETRQPAKRPKSLDTARGMSLYEEEAEAAREERGRVLLSLCYNSRRGGLLVGVLRCAHLAPMDANGYSDPFVRLFLRPNPGKKSKYKTSVRRKTLNPEFNEEFFYAGAREELLQKTLLVSVWDYDLGTADDFIGGVQLSSRASGERGWHWRECLGRSDHRLELWHPLDGAPPQLGD
- the NDUFV1 gene encoding NADH dehydrogenase [ubiquinone] flavoprotein 1, mitochondrial; its protein translation is MRRAAASSRRLLSLGVVKVTAGGDGLAPAMLVARRLLGGALPARVSVRFSGDTTAPKKTSFGSLKDEDRIFTNLYGRHDWRLKGAQSRGDWYKTKEILLKGPDWILGEIKTSGLRGRGGAGFPTGLKWSFMNKPSDGRPKYLVVNADEGEPGTCKDREIMRHDPHKLVEGCLVGGRAMGARAAYIYIRGEFYNEASNLQVAIREAYEAGLIGKDACGSGYDFDVFVVRGAGAYICGEETALIESIEGKQGKPRLKPPFPADVGVFGCPTTVANVETVAVSPTICRRGGAWFASFGRERNSGTKLFNISGHVNHPCTVEEEMSVPLKELIEKHAGGVTGGWDNLLAVIPGGSSTPLIPKSVCETVLMDFDALVQAQTGLGTAAVIVMDRSTDIVKAIARLIEFYKHESCGQCTPCREGVDWMNKVMARFVRGDARPAEIDSLWEISKQIEGHTICALGDGAAWPVQGLIRHFRPELEERMQRFAQQHQARQAAS